The Corallococcus caeni genomic interval GGGGCATGAATCGGGTCTCGTCCGTCGCCGCGCTCGCGCTGTTCGTCTCCTCCGGGGCCTTCGCCGCGGAGCCTCCTGCCTCCAAGCCCGCCGCGGAGGACCGCTGGTGGAAGCACGTGGAGGTGCTGGCCAGTGACGCGATGGAGGGACGCGACACGGGCAGCAAGGGCTACGCGACCGCCGCCGGCTACGTGTCCAAGGAGCTGGCCGCGCTGGGCGTGAAGCCGCTGCTGAAGACGGGCTTCCTGCAGCCCATGGCCTTGCAGTCGCGCCGCCTCATCGAGGCGAAGTCCAGCGTCGCGCTGGTGAAGGACGGCCAGACGCTGCCGCTGGTGCAGGGCGAGGACGTGGTGCTGTCCTCGCGGCAGGGGGACAACGGCACCGTGGACGCGCCGCTGGTGTTCGTGGGCTACGGCCTGTCCATCCCGGAGCTGGGCCACGACGACTTCGCGGGCCTGGACCTGAAGGGCAAGGTGGTGGTGCTGCTCCAGGGCGGGCCGGCGGACATCCCGGGCCCGGTGAAGTCGCACTTCTCCTCGTGGACGGAGCGGCTGAAGGTGCTCAAGGCCGGAGGGGCCGTGGGGTACGTGTACCTCCAGAACCCGAAGATGCTGGAGCTGCCGTGGGAGCGCATCGTGGGCTCCAGCAAGAACCCGACGGTGGTGTTCGCGGATCCATCGCTCAACGACTCGCGCGGGCTGAAGGTCGCGGTCGTCGCGAACGTGGCTCAGTCGCAGAAGTGGCTGGAGGGCGCGCCGCACACGTACGAGGAGCTGCTGGCGCTGGCCGACGCGGACAAGCCGCTGCCGAAGTTCGACATCCCGCTGCGCATGAAGGCGAAGCTGGCCTTCGACGTGAAGCCGCTGAAGTCCATGAACGTGGTGGGCGTCATGCCGGGCGCGGATCCGGTGCTCGCGAAGGAGTACGTGGTGCTCAGCGCGCACCTGGACCACGTGGGCATTGGCGAGCCGGTGAAGGGGGACCGCATCTACAACGGCGCCATGGACAACGCGTCCGGCGTGGCGGCGCTGCTGGAGGTCGCGCGGCGGCTGCATGACCAGGCGGAGAAGCCGAAGCGCTCCGTGCTGTTCGCGCTGGTGACGGGCGAGGAGAAGGGGCTGCTCGGGTCGAAGTACTTCGCGTCGCGGCCGCCGGTGCCCATCACCTCCATCGTGGCGGACTTCAACCTGGACATGTTCATGCCCCACTGGCCGTTCACCTCCGTGGTGGCGCACGGCAAGGACGAGTCCTCGCTCGCGGTGCCGCTGGCGGAGGTGGCGGCGAAGCAGGACATCCAGGTGCTGGAGGATCCGGAGCCGGACCGCAACCTGTTCGTGCGCAGCGATCAGTACTCGTTCATCCGCGAGGGCGTGCCCGCGCTGTTCTTCAAGTTCGGCTACACGCCGGGCTCGGAGGAGCAGAAGGTGTTCAAGCAGTGGCTGGCCGAGCGCTACCACGCGCCGTCGGATGACCTGGCGCAGCAGCCCGTGGACCACGAGGGCGCCGCGCGCTTCATCACCTTCCTGACCGCCCTGACGAACGCGGTGGCGGACGCCCCCCGGCGCCCGTACTGGAACGACGACAGCTTCTTCCGCCGCTTCGCGAAGCCGGCGCCCGCGGAGGCTCCGGCCGAAGCTCCGGCCGAAGCTCCGGCCAAGGGCAGGTGATGGGCCGCGGCTTCACGCGGCCGGGTGTGAGTCGGTGACGCCGGGGCGGGCCGCCAGGAAGCGGAGCGCGCCCCGGATGTCGGACGACGCGGTCTCGCGCGGGGCGTTCCGGGCCGCTGCGATGCGGCGGCGGGCGACGGCCCTGGCTTCGTGGGCCTGCGCGCTCCCGGCTGGCGCGGCGTCGGCCTCGGCCAGGTCGAGCGCCGCGCGGAGCAGATCCACGAGCTGGAAGAGGGCAGGGTCCTCGCGCAGCTCGGGGGCGCCCTCCAGCGCGGCGAACCCGTCGCGGGCGGCCCGCAGCTCTCCGCACGCGGCGTCCAGCGCCGCCCGGTACGCGATGAACCGCAGCGCCTGCCAGCGGGACGCGCGGCCCAGGATGGTGATCGCCTCCGCCAGCGCCGCGCGGGCCTGCGCCCAGTCCTCCCGGACGAGCGAGGCCCGGCCCAGCTCTCCCAGCGCGGTGCCTTCCAGCAGCCGCTGGCCCAGCAGCCGCGACAGGCGCACCGCGGACTCCAGGTGCTCGCAGGCCTCCGCGACGCCGCCCGCGTCCATCAGGTAGCAGCCCAGGTTGAGCCGCGCGAGTGCCTGCCCCGCGCGGTCCTCCACGCTCAGCGCCCGGCCCAGCGCCTCGCCCAGGAGCATCACCGCCTCGCCGCCGTCGCCCGCCTCGCCGATGGCGACCGCGCAGTTGGTGAGGAAGCCCACCTCGAACGTCACGTCACCTACCTCGCGGAACAGCGCCAGCGACGCGCGCAGGTGCGGGATGGCCGCCTCCGGCCCGCGACGCACCTGTTCGACGAGGCCCAGGTTGCCCACCGCGTAGGCCTCCAGCCAGCGGTCGCTCCCGGAGGGCAGCGCCTGCGCGTCGCGCATCAGCGTCCACGCGGCGGCCCCGTCCCCGGCGTGACGGGCGACGATGGACAGGTCCACGAGCACGCGCTTCTCCTGCGCCGTCTCGCCCAGCGTGTGGAAGACGGCGCGCGACTCCTCCAGGGCCTGGCGTGCGTACTCCGCCTGCCCCGCGTCCAGGTACGCGCGGCCCAGCACCGCCAGTGCCTCCGCGCGCTTCAGCGGCGCCACTGGTACGTGCGACGACGCCTCCAGCGCGCGCTCCAGCCGCTCCACCAGCAGCCCCACCGGCCCGCGCGTACGCGCATCCGGCTCCAGCGCCACCAGCGTCTCCAGCGCGCGGCCCAGGGACTCGGCGGTCGCGGGGCGCACCGCCATCGCGTTGTCGCACGCGGCCAGCAGGTTCTCGCGCTCCAGCGCCAGCCGCCGCAGCGCCGTCGCGCCCCCCGTCTTCTGCACGCGCTCGCGCAGCCGGCCCGCGACCTGGAGGTACGTGTCCGCGTGCCGGGCCTCGCAGGCCGCCTCGTCTCCCAGCTCTCGCAGCCGCAGCGCCGCGTACTCGCGGATGCTCTCGTACAGCCCCAGGCGCAGGAAGCCGCCGGGCGCCCCCACCTCGCGCGCGCACAGCAGCGACTGCGCGCGCAGCGAGTGCACCACCTCCAGCACGTCGGGCGACCCCTCCGGCAGCACCAGCACGGCCTCCGCGGCCTCCAGCGTGAAGCCGCCCCGGAACACGGAGCACTGAGCCAGCGCGGCGCGCTCGGCCGGCTCCAGCAGGTTCCAGGACCAGTCGATGGCACCTCGCAGCGTCGCCTGCCGCGCGGGCGCGTCCCGCCGGCCCACGCGCAGCAGGTCGAAGCGCTTCGACAGCCGCTCGCGCAGCTGCTCCACGCCCAGCACGCTCACGCGCGCGGCCGCCAGCTCGATGGCCAGCGCGATGCCATCCAGCTGCCGCACGATGTCCGCGACGCGGGGCGCCTCCGCGTCGCTCAGGATGAAGTCGCCGCGCGTCTCCCGCGCGCGCTGCACGAACAGGCGCACCGCGTCCGAGCGCAGGATGACGTCCCAGCGCGTCTCGTCGGGATCCGGCAGGCCCAGCGGGGCCAGGTCCAGTACGCGCTCTCCGGGCAGCCGCAGGGCCTCGCGCGTGGTGACGAGGAAGCGGGCGCGCGGCGCCAGCACCCGCCAGCGCCCCAG includes:
- a CDS encoding M28 family metallopeptidase, whose translation is MNRVSSVAALALFVSSGAFAAEPPASKPAAEDRWWKHVEVLASDAMEGRDTGSKGYATAAGYVSKELAALGVKPLLKTGFLQPMALQSRRLIEAKSSVALVKDGQTLPLVQGEDVVLSSRQGDNGTVDAPLVFVGYGLSIPELGHDDFAGLDLKGKVVVLLQGGPADIPGPVKSHFSSWTERLKVLKAGGAVGYVYLQNPKMLELPWERIVGSSKNPTVVFADPSLNDSRGLKVAVVANVAQSQKWLEGAPHTYEELLALADADKPLPKFDIPLRMKAKLAFDVKPLKSMNVVGVMPGADPVLAKEYVVLSAHLDHVGIGEPVKGDRIYNGAMDNASGVAALLEVARRLHDQAEKPKRSVLFALVTGEEKGLLGSKYFASRPPVPITSIVADFNLDMFMPHWPFTSVVAHGKDESSLAVPLAEVAAKQDIQVLEDPEPDRNLFVRSDQYSFIREGVPALFFKFGYTPGSEEQKVFKQWLAERYHAPSDDLAQQPVDHEGAARFITFLTALTNAVADAPRRPYWNDDSFFRRFAKPAPAEAPAEAPAEAPAKGR
- a CDS encoding ATP-binding protein yields the protein MGEAFRRLTVVEPPADEAPSARASPPPARSLPPTGSVALVFTDIQGSTRLWERCGQAMRDALELHDGVLRALLLGTGGYEVKSQGDAFMVAFASPVEAAHWCLRAQEALLHASWPESLLEEPDAAEEHAPEGLSHRGLRVRMGVHVGEPDCRLDPSTHRLDYLGPPVNIAARVADAGHGGQVLLSGAAWARIQPELASLGMPVARALGSFRLRGVSDSVALVELLPASLAHRRFGPLRAPRERPGNVPTLRQDLVGRAEELDTLRQWMAEGARLISILGPGGMGKTRLATHFGALESDAGTWEGGVWRCDLEEALTEDDLCHAVGRALGVPLAADGDGSTPAERLGRALAGCGDVLVILDNVEQVVRHVPATLGRWRVLAPRARFLVTTREALRLPGERVLDLAPLGLPDPDETRWDVILRSDAVRLFVQRARETRGDFILSDAEAPRVADIVRQLDGIALAIELAAARVSVLGVEQLRERLSKRFDLLRVGRRDAPARQATLRGAIDWSWNLLEPAERAALAQCSVFRGGFTLEAAEAVLVLPEGSPDVLEVVHSLRAQSLLCAREVGAPGGFLRLGLYESIREYAALRLRELGDEAACEARHADTYLQVAGRLRERVQKTGGATALRRLALERENLLAACDNAMAVRPATAESLGRALETLVALEPDARTRGPVGLLVERLERALEASSHVPVAPLKRAEALAVLGRAYLDAGQAEYARQALEESRAVFHTLGETAQEKRVLVDLSIVARHAGDGAAAWTLMRDAQALPSGSDRWLEAYAVGNLGLVEQVRRGPEAAIPHLRASLALFREVGDVTFEVGFLTNCAVAIGEAGDGGEAVMLLGEALGRALSVEDRAGQALARLNLGCYLMDAGGVAEACEHLESAVRLSRLLGQRLLEGTALGELGRASLVREDWAQARAALAEAITILGRASRWQALRFIAYRAALDAACGELRAARDGFAALEGAPELREDPALFQLVDLLRAALDLAEADAAPAGSAQAHEARAVARRRIAAARNAPRETASSDIRGALRFLAARPGVTDSHPAA